One Buchnera aphidicola (Anoecia corni) genomic region harbors:
- the gndA gene encoding NADP-dependent phosphogluconate dehydrogenase gives MINKTIGVIGVGVMGSNLILNIERNGYIVSIFNRTSNKTKCFFEKNAEKKIIPFFNIKNFISSLKKPRCIILMVQSGIATDNTINSVLPYLNKEDIIIDGGNSFYKDSIIRNKNLEEKGIYFFGTGISGGSEGALLGPAIMPGGNKKKYKVIRSLFKKIAAKYQGEPCVSYIGPDGSGHYVKMIHNGIEYSDMQLISEVYALLKLGLHLNNKDISNIFSNWNKGELNSYLINITKNIFLKKDAQTNKDLIDLISDKAGNKGTGTWTVQSALELGEPLSLISESVFFRYLSSLTSQRKTASKYIDIKSPNPLNFKNKLLFIEKIRKSLYLGKILAYSQGFSLLKTACQHYNWNLNLSKISKIFRSGCIIQASFLDKISQEFSNNKDIKNLLLTSFFSSIAKEYQESLRSVVAYAIQTKIPVPVLSSSIAYYDGYHSSHLSTNLIQAQRDYFGSHTYNRTDKNGSFTSNWT, from the coding sequence TTCGAAAAAAATGCTGAAAAAAAAATAATTCCTTTTTTTAATATAAAAAATTTCATTTCGTCTTTAAAAAAACCTAGATGCATTATATTAATGGTTCAATCTGGAATAGCTACTGATAATACTATTAATAGCGTACTTCCTTATCTTAATAAAGAAGATATCATAATTGACGGTGGAAATTCTTTTTATAAAGACTCTATTATAAGAAATAAAAATTTAGAAGAAAAAGGAATCTATTTTTTTGGAACAGGAATTTCTGGTGGATCAGAAGGTGCACTATTAGGACCAGCTATTATGCCTGGAGGTAATAAAAAAAAATATAAAGTAATACGATCTTTATTCAAAAAAATAGCAGCTAAATACCAAGGAGAACCATGCGTATCCTATATAGGTCCGGACGGATCAGGTCATTATGTAAAAATGATACACAACGGAATTGAATATAGTGACATGCAACTTATTTCAGAAGTATACGCTTTATTAAAACTAGGGTTACATCTAAATAATAAAGATATATCTAATATATTTTCTAATTGGAATAAAGGAGAACTGAATAGTTATCTGATAAACATAACAAAAAACATTTTTTTAAAAAAAGATGCACAAACTAATAAAGATTTAATTGATTTAATATCCGATAAAGCAGGAAATAAAGGTACTGGAACTTGGACAGTACAAAGCGCTTTAGAATTAGGAGAACCTCTATCTTTAATAAGTGAATCTGTTTTTTTTAGATATTTATCATCTCTAACATCCCAGAGAAAAACTGCATCAAAATATATAGATATTAAATCGCCTAATCCACTGAACTTTAAAAATAAACTACTTTTTATTGAAAAAATAAGAAAATCTTTATATCTAGGTAAAATACTCGCTTATTCGCAGGGTTTTTCTTTATTAAAAACTGCTTGTCAACACTATAATTGGAATCTAAATCTAAGTAAAATTTCTAAAATTTTTCGATCAGGATGTATAATTCAAGCTAGTTTTTTAGACAAAATTAGTCAAGAATTTTCTAACAATAAAGATATCAAAAATCTTCTACTAACTTCTTTTTTTTCTTCTATTGCAAAAGAATATCAAGAATCTTTACGCTCAGTTGTAGCGTACGCAATACAAACAAAAATTCCAGTACCTGTATTATCTTCTTCTATAGCTTATTATGATGGATACCACTCTTCTCATTTATCAACAAATTTAATTCAAGCTCAAAGAGATTATTTTGGATCTCATACTTATAATAGAACAGATAAAAACGGATCCTTTACTAGTAACTGGACGTAA
- the metG gene encoding methionine--tRNA ligase: MKKTKKKILVTCAFPYANGSIHLGHLLEHIQADIWVKYLRMTGNTVWFICADDAHGTPILLKSKELGITPKKLITQNYIEHKLDFSKFNIKYDLYSSTHSSENLKTVNKIFNILEKKKLIIEKKISQLYDIQHNMFLPDRLVKGDCPSCYKKNQFGDNCEFCGSTYDAINLKNPMSLISNKKPILKSSSHLFFNIKKYEKKIKKWICSIQLQKSVLNKTNEWFKAGLKDWNISRDAPYFGFLIPNYVNKYFYVWLDAPIGYISTFKKLCEKEKKIQFNEFWKKNTSTELYHFIGKDIIYFHTLFWPAILTSVSYRKPTNIFVHGYVTLNGKKLSKSKGSSILAKNWIKTFNSDSLRYYYASKSSSTIQDIEINLEDFYKKINSDIVNKIVNLASRSASFIHKYFQNTLSKNLSDVYIYKKILQYSQLIEDLYQKREFGSVTRKIIKCTDIANTYFSEKKPWTLLNKKNQQKKLHEICSISLNLFRIIATWITPITPDLSKKIEKFLLIKLNWNNIKRPLLNHKIASFSTLYNRIHKKDIIKFLKNNKYS; this comes from the coding sequence ATGAAAAAAACAAAAAAAAAAATTTTAGTTACCTGCGCTTTTCCTTATGCTAATGGATCTATACATCTAGGTCATCTTTTAGAACATATTCAAGCTGATATTTGGGTTAAATATTTAAGAATGACCGGTAATACAGTATGGTTTATTTGTGCTGATGATGCTCACGGAACTCCTATATTATTAAAATCAAAAGAACTAGGTATTACTCCTAAAAAACTAATTACACAAAACTATATTGAACATAAACTTGATTTTTCTAAATTTAATATTAAATATGATTTATACAGTTCTACACATAGTTCAGAAAATTTAAAAACAGTTAATAAAATTTTTAATATTCTAGAAAAAAAAAAATTAATTATTGAAAAAAAAATCTCTCAATTATACGATATACAACATAATATGTTTTTACCTGATAGACTAGTTAAAGGAGATTGTCCTAGTTGTTATAAAAAAAATCAATTTGGAGATAACTGTGAATTTTGTGGGAGTACATATGATGCTATTAATCTAAAAAATCCAATGTCCTTGATATCAAATAAAAAACCTATCTTAAAATCATCAAGTCACTTATTCTTTAACATAAAAAAATATGAAAAAAAAATAAAAAAATGGATTTGTTCTATACAACTGCAAAAATCTGTATTAAATAAAACCAATGAATGGTTTAAAGCTGGATTAAAAGATTGGAATATATCAAGAGATGCTCCTTATTTTGGATTTTTAATTCCAAATTACGTAAATAAATATTTTTATGTATGGTTAGATGCACCTATCGGATACATAAGTACTTTTAAAAAACTATGTGAAAAAGAAAAAAAAATTCAGTTTAACGAATTTTGGAAAAAAAACACATCTACTGAGCTTTATCATTTTATAGGAAAAGATATTATTTATTTTCATACACTATTTTGGCCTGCTATATTGACCTCTGTTTCTTATAGAAAACCAACAAATATATTTGTACATGGGTATGTAACTTTAAATGGAAAAAAACTTTCGAAATCTAAAGGATCATCAATATTAGCTAAAAATTGGATTAAAACATTTAACTCAGATAGTTTACGATATTACTACGCTAGTAAATCATCTTCAACAATACAAGATATCGAAATAAACTTAGAAGACTTTTATAAAAAAATTAATAGTGATATTGTAAATAAAATCGTGAATCTAGCATCTAGAAGTGCTAGTTTTATTCATAAATATTTCCAAAATACCTTATCTAAAAATTTGTCAGATGTTTATATATACAAAAAAATACTACAATACTCTCAATTAATAGAAGATTTATATCAAAAAAGAGAGTTTGGATCTGTTACAAGAAAAATTATAAAATGCACAGATATTGCTAATACATATTTTAGCGAAAAAAAACCATGGACTTTACTAAATAAAAAAAATCAACAAAAAAAGTTACATGAAATATGTTCTATAAGCTTAAACTTATTTCGTATCATCGCTACTTGGATTACACCAATTACACCTGATCTATCTAAAAAAATTGAAAAATTTTTGCTGATTAAATTAAATTGGAATAATATAAAAAGACCATTATTAAATCATAAAATTGCTTCATTTTCTACTTTATACAATAGAATACATAAAAAAGATATTATAAAATTTCTTAAAAACAATAAATATTCTTAA
- the dcd gene encoding dCTP deaminase — MRLSDEDIKLWLNEKKLIINPRPKDNCVHGITVDLTLSNRFRTIKNHSIAFINLNASKKNINRTLDKVMSNEIVLKKQKPFFLQPGSFALAMTREELTLPNNLVGWLDGKSSLARLGLMIHATSHRIDPGWKGNIVLEFFNSSNIVLAVYPRMFIAAISFEKLSKPVKTPYNSRVNAKYFGQKNIISSRINQD, encoded by the coding sequence ATGAGATTATCTGATGAAGATATAAAATTATGGTTAAATGAAAAAAAACTGATTATAAATCCTCGTCCAAAAGATAATTGCGTTCATGGAATTACTGTTGATCTTACCTTAAGTAATAGATTTAGAACTATAAAAAATCATTCCATTGCATTCATAAATTTAAATGCATCTAAAAAAAATATTAATAGAACACTGGATAAGGTAATGAGCAATGAAATTGTTTTAAAAAAACAAAAACCGTTTTTTTTACAACCAGGTTCGTTTGCATTAGCTATGACTCGAGAAGAATTAACTTTACCAAACAACTTAGTTGGTTGGCTAGATGGGAAATCTTCTTTAGCTAGATTAGGATTAATGATTCATGCGACTTCTCATAGAATAGATCCTGGATGGAAAGGAAATATAGTATTAGAATTTTTTAATTCAAGTAATATAGTACTAGCTGTATATCCAAGAATGTTTATTGCTGCTATAAGTTTTGAAAAATTATCTAAACCGGTAAAAACGCCTTATAATAGTCGTGTTAATGCTAAATATTTTGGGCAAAAAAATATAATCAGTAGTCGAATAAATCAAGATTAA